A part of Candidatus Electrothrix aestuarii genomic DNA contains:
- the dtd gene encoding D-aminoacyl-tRNA deacylase: MRAVIQRVTSAKVMVGDRQTGAIGEGLLVLLGVHKDDEPKDIAWLADKIVNLRIFEDEDGKMNHSLTDTGGSMLIVSQFTLLADCRKGRRPSWSEAAPPDKARRMYEEFIQVIADSGITTATGEFQAMMDVSLVNSGPVTILLDSHKKF; encoded by the coding sequence ATGCGAGCAGTAATCCAAAGAGTAACATCCGCCAAGGTCATGGTCGGTGACCGGCAAACCGGGGCCATCGGCGAAGGCCTGCTTGTCCTCCTGGGCGTGCATAAGGACGACGAACCAAAGGACATCGCTTGGCTGGCGGATAAAATTGTCAACCTGCGTATCTTTGAAGACGAAGACGGCAAGATGAACCACTCCCTCACAGATACCGGCGGTTCCATGCTCATCGTTTCCCAATTCACCCTGCTGGCCGACTGCCGCAAAGGCCGGCGGCCCTCCTGGTCTGAGGCCGCACCCCCGGACAAGGCTCGCCGAATGTACGAAGAGTTTATTCAAGTCATTGCCGATTCCGGCATCACCACTGCCACCGGAGAATTTCAGGCCATGATGGACGTGAGCCTGGTTAATTCCGGGCCGGTCACTATTCTGCTTGATTCTCACAAGAAATTTTAG
- a CDS encoding AI-2E family transporter, translated as MPQQQETAYSPEDGTNSRYFTVVFLISVLLLGLVLSPFWQLLILAFLLAGIFRPIYNWLSKWVSPWMASTLTCVLIALIVFIPLTFCIGALSSEALSIYQLGRDSNVLLKMQQFIQNSKWIVHSQETLLGFGIDFQPSDITEIFSALSKDAGLFIYGKASVWAANIMSFVLQFCFLILMIYFLLIEMDRLIHFITCLSPLPEVQNSLLLKKFLDISGVILVGNGISGVFQGVMGGILFAMLGIKSPVLWTGVMAILAFLPIFGIGLVLIPASAILFLNGATGQAAITFIFYIVLSFSVEYLLKPKFVGDQVKMHTLLVFLAILGGMSVFGVLGIIYGPLIVTAFQTLSDIYLKEQRSAAKTPLITAEVAEEQAPNH; from the coding sequence ATGCCACAACAACAAGAGACCGCATACTCCCCGGAGGATGGAACGAACTCACGCTATTTCACCGTGGTCTTCCTTATCTCTGTGCTCCTGCTCGGCCTGGTGCTCTCGCCCTTCTGGCAACTCCTTATTCTGGCCTTTTTGCTGGCAGGGATCTTCCGCCCCATTTATAACTGGCTGAGCAAATGGGTTTCTCCCTGGATGGCCTCCACCTTAACCTGTGTCCTTATCGCCCTTATCGTTTTTATTCCCTTAACCTTTTGTATCGGTGCGCTCTCCTCAGAGGCCCTGAGTATCTATCAACTGGGAAGGGACAGTAATGTGCTGCTCAAAATGCAGCAGTTTATCCAGAACAGTAAATGGATTGTCCATAGCCAAGAGACCCTTCTCGGCTTCGGTATCGATTTTCAGCCATCAGACATTACGGAGATATTTTCAGCACTCAGCAAGGATGCCGGGCTCTTCATTTACGGCAAGGCCTCTGTCTGGGCCGCAAATATCATGAGCTTTGTGCTCCAGTTCTGTTTCCTGATCCTGATGATCTATTTCCTCCTGATTGAGATGGATCGCCTGATTCATTTCATCACCTGCCTGTCGCCACTCCCTGAAGTGCAGAACTCTCTGCTCTTGAAAAAGTTCCTTGACATCTCGGGGGTTATCCTGGTGGGAAACGGAATCAGCGGGGTGTTTCAAGGGGTAATGGGGGGCATTCTCTTTGCAATGCTGGGAATCAAATCACCAGTGCTGTGGACAGGGGTGATGGCGATACTGGCCTTTCTCCCCATCTTTGGTATCGGCCTGGTGCTGATCCCCGCCTCTGCCATTCTCTTCCTTAATGGAGCAACAGGCCAGGCCGCAATAACCTTTATCTTTTACATCGTGCTTTCCTTTAGCGTGGAGTACCTGCTCAAGCCCAAATTTGTCGGTGATCAGGTCAAGATGCATACCCTGTTGGTCTTTCTTGCCATCCTGGGTGGGATGTCCGTGTTCGGGGTTCTTGGTATTATTTACGGCCCCCTGATTGTGACCGCCTTTCAAACCCTCTCTGATATCTACCTGAAAGAGCAGCGGTCTGCCGCAAAGACGCCTCTTATCACCGCTGAAGTAGCTGAAGAGCAAGCACCCAACCATTAG
- a CDS encoding UPF0175 family protein — protein sequence MPQCTITIPERLQLNVRETKRFLAAKMYEAGKLSLGQAAELAGLSTRAFAEILADYNVSLINYPPADILRDAAQF from the coding sequence ATGCCGCAATGCACAATAACTATACCGGAGCGTTTACAGCTCAATGTACGGGAGACTAAGAGGTTTCTGGCTGCAAAGATGTATGAGGCAGGGAAACTGTCCCTGGGTCAGGCTGCTGAACTTGCCGGACTTTCCACAAGGGCCTTTGCAGAGATTCTGGCGGATTATAATGTCTCGCTGATCAATTATCCTCCGGCGGATATCCTGCGCGATGCGGCACAGTTCTGA
- a CDS encoding ATP-binding protein gives MSSDSVIIGKNIIEILTTGMYHNPLVIFREYVQNSVDAINEAVSRGILEDVSEGYVQIVVDKEKKRIFFEDNGVGVSRKNAWQILTSIAASGKDRTKNLGFRGIGRLAGLAYCDELIIETSFKGEATKTVLQWDGQKLKEIIADKKDRKRASEVIEAITAIDDGVMEQEGEHYFKVTLEEVKNTKLLDVDEVERYLRMVAPVDFCSPKLILTPKIKEGLIKKGISPKSYRVFVNESQLFKSYRGGVYKEAKKQEKRLDDVIDIRFFDLYSIENKLLAVGWYTLTKNMQLIPVVNEARGIRFRKGNIQVGDEVTLQRFFQDKRFHHYFFGEIHVVHEELFPNGQRDYFDECELLSEFEAELDELTNKLHKLCRKASDWNRFEKQVSAYAIGKEKYNDLLKTTGFYGPNHEKEEKSKLDLLEEAAKQAQKELERIKKYAEDDEDLKRFIEYRLGEKIVPSHENREKEKRNSLEIAGEQLQKHPKNVEKDTKASEPVKCSPGQVNYSEPDANKQEKKEQAHKKIPSKKNGRKYITSGLTKLTKKEQKIVGEILEISRIILPPDLQQNLFAKIEERFKLTKFHE, from the coding sequence ATGAGTTCTGACTCTGTCATTATAGGAAAAAATATAATCGAAATCCTCACAACGGGGATGTACCATAATCCGTTGGTGATTTTTCGGGAGTATGTGCAAAATTCGGTTGATGCAATTAACGAGGCTGTTAGTAGAGGGATTTTAGAGGATGTTTCTGAAGGTTATGTACAGATTGTTGTTGATAAAGAAAAGAAACGGATTTTTTTTGAAGATAATGGGGTAGGTGTTTCAAGAAAGAATGCTTGGCAAATCCTCACAAGTATTGCTGCTTCAGGAAAAGACAGAACCAAGAATTTAGGCTTTCGTGGTATCGGTCGTCTGGCGGGATTGGCCTATTGTGATGAGCTGATTATAGAAACCTCGTTTAAGGGGGAAGCAACGAAAACTGTTCTGCAATGGGATGGACAGAAGCTTAAAGAGATTATCGCTGATAAGAAGGACAGAAAGCGTGCATCTGAGGTAATTGAGGCTATCACGGCGATAGATGATGGGGTGATGGAGCAAGAAGGAGAGCACTACTTTAAAGTTACATTAGAAGAGGTAAAAAACACAAAGCTGCTTGATGTCGATGAGGTTGAGAGATATTTACGGATGGTGGCCCCGGTTGATTTTTGCTCTCCGAAGCTTATCCTGACTCCTAAAATAAAGGAAGGTCTTATTAAAAAAGGCATTTCACCTAAAAGTTATCGAGTCTTTGTAAATGAAAGCCAATTGTTTAAATCCTATCGTGGCGGCGTATATAAAGAGGCCAAGAAGCAGGAGAAACGACTAGATGATGTTATTGATATTCGTTTTTTTGACTTGTATTCAATAGAAAATAAACTACTTGCTGTTGGCTGGTATACGCTGACTAAGAATATGCAGCTAATACCTGTTGTTAATGAAGCACGGGGAATACGATTTCGAAAAGGAAATATACAGGTCGGAGATGAAGTTACACTACAGCGATTTTTTCAGGATAAACGTTTTCATCACTATTTTTTCGGCGAAATTCATGTGGTGCATGAAGAATTATTTCCGAATGGGCAGCGTGATTACTTTGATGAGTGTGAGCTGTTAAGTGAATTCGAAGCAGAACTGGATGAATTAACAAATAAACTTCATAAACTTTGTCGTAAAGCATCCGATTGGAACCGTTTTGAAAAGCAAGTGAGTGCCTATGCAATTGGTAAGGAAAAATATAATGACCTTCTGAAAACCACTGGATTCTATGGGCCAAATCATGAGAAGGAAGAAAAAAGCAAGCTAGATTTATTAGAGGAGGCGGCAAAACAGGCTCAAAAGGAGTTGGAACGTATTAAAAAATATGCCGAAGATGACGAGGACCTGAAACGGTTTATTGAATACCGACTTGGCGAAAAGATTGTTCCAAGTCATGAGAATAGAGAGAAAGAGAAGAGAAATTCCTTAGAGATAGCTGGGGAGCAGTTGCAAAAGCATCCTAAAAATGTTGAAAAAGATACCAAGGCTAGTGAGCCGGTAAAGTGTTCTCCAGGTCAAGTTAACTACAGTGAACCTGACGCTAATAAGCAAGAGAAGAAAGAACAGGCTCACAAAAAAATACCCTCAAAAAAAAATGGAAGGAAATATATAACGAGTGGATTAACTAAGTTAACTAAAAAAGAACAAAAGATTGTAGGAGAGATACTTGAAATAAGCAGGATTATTTTACCACCTGATCTCCAGCAGAATTTGTTTGCTAAAATCGAAGAACGATTCAAATTAACAAAGTTTCATGAGTAA
- a CDS encoding insulinase family protein, producing MTDFTPGSIYHGFILRRKEHVADIHSDVYLFEHEVLGTPALAIKNADPNKTFCFTFQTVPEDSTGVAHILEHAVLMGSKKYPVHDVFGEINKGGLTTFLNAMTGSDTTWYPFASRNVTEYFNIMDVYCDVVLNPLIPRSTFEQEGWHYHKESEDAPLELQGVVLNEMKGAFSDPIRSIFHHTFGGLMPGSTYAHESGGDPSVIPDLTYEQFVAFHRKHYHPSNGMLFFYGDAELEQELAAVQDNFLSSYDAPGTKAEIVPGEDISEPVFIEDGYAVQPGSDLSGKTYLAVGTAVGTVLDRQQNTAFQIIANILYNSDASPLKKAIVEAGLCRDFGGLFLADSCYKTFMMTYLAGSEPDKRDSFLELYRQTLSEIVEQGIDRDLVLSELNKYEFAFREDLTKAQRGLDLISKSLPALKHGSDPFEALAIEDLFASIRKKALDEKYFEELIRKELLENSAFVAVTLSPDPEKAARTAEKEQQRLAAYEQTLDQEKTAALIANTQELMQLQQTPNSEETLALLPRLSRQDLDRKPDFLRAKVGDYNEVTCIANELDTNAIAYVQIGLDCSAISVELLPWLDLFATIATEIGTGSRDYMRFAKDINICTGGFSHSFATYQHMNAPETLQPVLWIQVKALSNYLPKALELVTEVFADLDLTNRQRIREIVLREFTWAEHTVQSEGYNLAASRVLAQLSRSGMINEHVHGVTSYLKLKELVAAYDEQEDAFLARLETLRSQVFQPEYLKVAVTGSLQDIGTIQESTKTLRASLKGTRPSFEDVEFPPFPANQAFTTSADVVYNVQGCSLFTELEQYRGDFEVLKTWLSRDYLWNTVRQLGGAYGCFVQLHQLTGNVALVSYRDPQVSKTYAAYDAIADAVSKLELSREKLDQLIIGTYGTLNPLQSPAVQGLAARNEYLCAITPEYKQKRISRVIDTEVEDMRSYAALFENLSTKGFRATIGSGEKIKAHAELFDDILGL from the coding sequence ATGACAGATTTCACTCCCGGTTCCATCTACCACGGATTCATCCTGCGAAGAAAAGAGCATGTTGCTGATATTCATTCCGATGTCTATCTCTTTGAGCACGAGGTTCTCGGCACGCCAGCCCTGGCCATAAAGAACGCGGATCCCAATAAGACCTTCTGCTTCACCTTTCAGACCGTGCCGGAGGATTCCACTGGTGTTGCCCATATCCTGGAGCATGCCGTACTTATGGGATCGAAAAAATATCCGGTCCATGATGTGTTCGGGGAGATCAATAAGGGTGGCTTGACCACCTTCCTTAATGCTATGACCGGTTCCGACACCACCTGGTACCCCTTTGCCAGTCGCAATGTGACGGAATATTTTAATATCATGGATGTCTATTGCGATGTGGTCCTGAACCCGTTGATTCCGCGCAGCACCTTTGAGCAGGAAGGCTGGCATTATCATAAGGAATCCGAAGACGCCCCGCTGGAACTCCAGGGCGTGGTGCTGAACGAGATGAAAGGGGCCTTTTCCGATCCCATTCGCTCCATTTTCCACCATACCTTTGGCGGTCTGATGCCCGGCTCCACCTATGCCCATGAGTCCGGCGGCGATCCCTCCGTGATTCCTGATCTCACCTATGAGCAGTTTGTTGCGTTCCATCGCAAGCATTACCATCCTTCCAACGGAATGCTCTTTTTCTATGGTGATGCAGAGCTGGAGCAGGAGCTGGCTGCGGTCCAGGACAACTTCCTTTCCTCTTACGATGCCCCTGGTACCAAGGCCGAGATTGTCCCAGGCGAGGATATCTCGGAGCCGGTCTTTATCGAGGATGGTTATGCTGTGCAGCCAGGCAGCGACCTAAGCGGCAAGACCTATCTGGCTGTGGGCACAGCCGTGGGCACGGTACTTGATCGGCAGCAGAATACCGCCTTTCAGATTATTGCCAATATTCTCTATAATTCTGATGCCTCTCCCTTGAAAAAGGCCATTGTCGAGGCTGGCCTGTGCCGGGATTTCGGCGGGCTCTTTCTTGCGGATTCCTGTTATAAGACCTTTATGATGACCTATCTGGCCGGTTCTGAGCCTGATAAGCGGGATAGTTTCCTTGAATTGTATCGTCAGACCCTGAGCGAGATTGTTGAACAGGGGATTGACCGGGACCTGGTCCTGTCGGAGTTGAATAAGTATGAGTTCGCCTTTCGGGAGGACCTGACCAAGGCCCAGCGAGGCCTGGATCTCATCAGCAAGTCCCTGCCTGCCCTGAAGCATGGTTCTGATCCCTTTGAGGCCCTGGCCATTGAGGACCTTTTTGCCTCGATTCGAAAAAAGGCCCTGGATGAAAAGTATTTTGAAGAGCTTATCCGTAAGGAGCTCCTGGAAAATTCTGCCTTTGTTGCGGTGACCCTGTCCCCGGACCCGGAAAAGGCTGCCCGGACTGCGGAGAAAGAGCAGCAGCGCCTGGCTGCCTATGAGCAGACCCTTGATCAGGAAAAAACAGCAGCCCTGATTGCCAATACCCAGGAACTCATGCAGCTCCAGCAGACCCCGAATTCCGAGGAAACCCTGGCCCTGCTGCCTCGCCTCTCCCGCCAGGATCTGGACCGGAAACCTGATTTCCTCCGGGCAAAGGTTGGGGACTATAATGAAGTGACCTGCATTGCCAATGAGCTGGACACCAATGCCATTGCTTATGTGCAGATCGGTTTGGATTGCTCGGCCATTTCTGTGGAGCTGTTGCCCTGGCTTGACCTTTTTGCCACCATTGCCACGGAGATCGGTACCGGCTCCCGTGACTATATGCGTTTTGCCAAGGATATCAATATCTGCACCGGGGGCTTCAGTCATTCCTTTGCTACCTATCAGCATATGAATGCGCCGGAAACCCTGCAACCTGTCCTCTGGATTCAGGTGAAGGCTCTGTCCAATTATCTGCCTAAGGCCCTGGAGTTGGTTACTGAGGTCTTTGCGGATCTGGATTTGACCAATCGGCAGCGCATCAGGGAAATTGTCCTGCGGGAGTTCACCTGGGCAGAGCATACGGTCCAGAGCGAGGGCTATAATCTGGCTGCCTCCAGGGTCTTGGCCCAGCTGAGTCGATCCGGGATGATCAACGAGCATGTCCACGGCGTGACCTCATACCTGAAGCTGAAGGAACTGGTTGCTGCTTATGATGAGCAGGAAGATGCCTTTCTTGCCCGTCTTGAAACCCTGCGCTCTCAGGTCTTTCAGCCCGAATATCTCAAGGTCGCTGTGACAGGTTCGCTTCAGGATATTGGGACGATCCAGGAAAGCACAAAGACCTTGCGTGCTTCTCTGAAGGGAACCCGACCTTCATTTGAGGATGTAGAGTTTCCTCCATTCCCTGCCAATCAAGCCTTCACCACCTCTGCTGATGTGGTCTATAACGTGCAGGGATGCAGTCTGTTTACTGAGCTGGAGCAATATCGAGGCGATTTTGAGGTACTCAAGACCTGGTTGTCCCGTGATTACCTCTGGAATACAGTCCGGCAGCTGGGTGGTGCCTATGGCTGTTTTGTCCAGCTCCATCAATTAACAGGTAATGTTGCCCTGGTCAGCTATCGTGATCCCCAGGTAAGCAAGACCTATGCCGCCTATGATGCCATTGCCGATGCAGTGAGCAAGCTGGAGCTCAGCCGGGAAAAGCTGGATCAGCTCATCATCGGGACCTACGGTACCTTGAACCCACTCCAGTCCCCGGCAGTGCAGGGGCTTGCGGCCCGAAATGAGTATCTGTGCGCGATTACCCCGGAGTATAAGCAGAAGCGGATTAGTCGGGTGATTGATACGGAGGTGGAGGATATGCGTTCCTATGCAGCCTTGTTCGAGAATCTCAGTACCAAGGGCTTTCGGGCAACGATCGGCAGTGGCGAGAAGATCAAGGCCCATGCCGAGCTCTTTGATGATATCCTTGGGCTGTAA